In one Gadus morhua chromosome 15, gadMor3.0, whole genome shotgun sequence genomic region, the following are encoded:
- the klf5a gene encoding LOW QUALITY PROTEIN: Krueppel-like factor 5 (The sequence of the model RefSeq protein was modified relative to this genomic sequence to represent the inferred CDS: deleted 1 base in 1 codon), translating to MAATLAMSGGGQDEPFYPLLKSTIPDDFSLEESALFGLDSKITDAERNGHNEYIQTKCELDRYLSQVPLPPLSDGLQQQQKSRRDSVSNMDQFFSDDQAFAPYTLNMNLYLPDVAYLRMGLCRPTRLPQPLPQQPHPQQPHPHPQQQQQQQQAHAGLAQVKTESFSSALQPHCTETSPTASSGTGPMPMEASAIAMTLPGLLEFTSAFSQSEVGGDDAMSGVFVKQEVPSPFEQQHHHHHHHHHHHNNHHDNSGSLFQLLNSDLDHHHGNGVDVQTQQQQQQQQHHHRLHQTQSAGPLSVHTSFHDMSVPSSTSQQQQQQQQQQQQQASTAKPNYCGLTGGAYVHAPAAHPQFQPQQQVPYLPPSPPSSEPGSPDRQKELLHTMSPPPSYAATIASKMASGSPPILCTSPGTMALPLGAGPTQAPGPAAGLTSSGPDTVLGLGTAETGTSPSSGSSSTMPIRYNRRNNPDLEKRRIHHCDYPGCKKVYTKSSHLKAHLRTHTGEKPYRCTWDGCDWRFARSDELTRHYRKHTGAKPFQCGVCSRSFSRSDHLALHMKRHQN from the exons ATGGCCGCGACGCTAGCGATGAGCGGTGGCGGCCAGGACGAGCCCTTCTACCCGCTACTGAAATCCACCATCCCGGACGACTTCTCCTTGGAGGAGTCCGCCCTTTTCGGCTTGGACTCCAAGATCACGGATGCTGAGCGGAATGGCCACAATGAATACATCCAG ACCAAGTGTGAGCTGGACAGGTATCTGTCCCAGGTGCCTCTGCCCCCCCTGTCCGAcggcctgcagcagcagcagaagtcGCGGCGGGACAGTGTGTCCAACATGGACCAGTTCTTCAGCGACGACCAGGCCTTCGCTCCATACACCCTCAACATGAACCTTTACCTGCCCGACGTGGCCTACCTGCGCATGGGCTTGTGTCGGCCGACACGCCTCCCTCAACCTCTCCCCCAGCAACCTCACCCCCAGCAACCTCACCCTcatccccagcagcagcagcagcaacagcaggcCCACGCAGGTCTGGCCCAGGTCAAAACGGAGTCCTTCTCTTCCGCTCTCCAGCCCCACTGTACTGAAACCTCCCCGACCGCGAGCAGCGGCACTGGGCCAATGCCCATGGAAGCGTCCGCCATCGCCATGACATTGCCAGGGTTACTGGAGTTCACCAGTGCTTTTAGCCAATCGGAAGTGGGCGGTGACGATGCCATGTCGGGCGTCTTTGTCAAGCAGGAGGTCCCGTCACCGTttgagcagcagcaccaccaccatcaccatcatcaccaccaccacaataatcaccatgacaacagcgGCTCGTTGTTTCAACTCCTCAACTCTGATTTGGaccatcaccatggcaacggggTGGACGTCcagacacagcagcagcagcagcagcagcagcatcatcatcGCCTTCATCAGACACAGAGCGCGGGTCCCCTGTCGGTCCACACGTCGTTCCATGATATGTCCGTGCCTTCCTCCAcgtctcagcagcagcagcagcagcagcagcagcagcagcagcaggcatcCACAGCCAAGCCAAACTACTGCGGCCTAACCGGTGGAGCCTATGTCCACGCCCCCGCCGCACACCCACAGTTCCAACCGCAGCAGCAGGTGCCctacctgcccccctcccctcccagctcCGAGCCAGGCAGTCCCGACAGACAGAAGGAGCTGCTCCACACCAtgtcc cccccgccctcctacGCGGCCACCATCGCGTCCAAGATGGCGAGTGGGAGCCCCCCCATCCTGTGCACAAGCCCGGGGACCATGGCCCTGCCCCTGGGGGCTGGCCCCACCCAAGCCCCAGGCCCGGCCGCAGGCCTGACGAGCTCCGGCCCAGACACCGTTCTGGGTCTGGGTACGGCCGAGACCGGCACCTCCCCCagctctggctcctcctccaccatgccCATCCGCTACAACCGGAGGAACAACCCTGACCTGGAGAAGAGACGCATCCACCACTGTGACTACCCAG GCTGTAAAAAGGTCTACACCAAATCATCTCATCTGAAGGCTCATCTTCGGACCCACACGG GTGAGAAGCCTTACCGCTGCACGTGGGACGGCTGTGACTGGCGGTTCGCCCGCTCGGACGAGCTTACCCGTCACTACCGCAAGCACACGGGTGCCAAACCCTTCCAGTGCGGCGTGTGCTCCCGCTCCTTCTCACGCTCCGACCACCTGGCGCTGCACATGAAGAGACACCagaactaa